The Dunckerocampus dactyliophorus isolate RoL2022-P2 chromosome 16, RoL_Ddac_1.1, whole genome shotgun sequence genome includes a window with the following:
- the fryb gene encoding LOW QUALITY PROTEIN: protein furry homolog (The sequence of the model RefSeq protein was modified relative to this genomic sequence to represent the inferred CDS: inserted 2 bases in 1 codon): MGVVSQEDSNTESTQGFSPVLSHSDTHTQTHTHICCDVLANKRTLGRSNLQHRHRRRRIPLALPDIFPPRSTSFCRLCPQRLILPSCPPSAVCHRGDVAPAAMATSQQDSGFFDISLRSLLKSFGGTSPVGFKPPVPPVTGSSGERKGPVIMAPVNVDPESKPGEFVLKSLFANFTLLSERKIRIIMAEPLEKPLNKSLQRGEDPQFDQLISTMSSLAEYCLPSILRTLFDWYKRQNGLEDESHEYRPRANTKSKNDEQQKDYLLERRDLAIDFIFSLVLIEVLKQIPLHPLLDGLIQEVINLAFKHFKYKEGYLGPNTGNMHIVADLYAEVVGVVAQSRFPAVRKKFISELKELRQKEQSPYVLQSTISLIMGLKFFRIKMYPVEDFEASFQFMQECAQYFLEVKDKDIKHSLAGLFVEILVPVAATVKNEVNVPCLRNFVESLYDTTLDLSSRKKHSLALYPLVTCLLCVSQKQLFLSRWHIFLNNCLSNLKNKDPKMARVALESLYRLLWVYMIRIKCESNTATQSRLTSITSTLFPKGSRSVVPRDMPLNIFVKIIQFIAQERLDFAMKEILFDLLSVGKPAKAFSLNPERMNIGLRAFLVIADALQQKDGEPPMPNTGATLPSGNSLKKKKTYLSKTLTEEEAKLIGMSLYYSQVRKALDNILRHLDKEVGRCMMLTSVQMLNKEPEDMITGERKPKIDLFRTCVAAIPRILPDGMSKPELIDLLSRLTVHMDDELRLISQNSLQSLLLDFSDWREDVLFGYTHFLLREVQDTQQGLQDASVKLLLQLLTQWRLALQLQGKMXEAVSRFVNKTALFFRYEIWHFSTTLVHSLIQASPRMSERSPHCSVLHAVEGLALLLLCSCQISTRKLAVGVLREIRCLFTALGHAEDDDKPMIEVMDQLSPAVMDSFVHVAVSDSSTLPMNHHVDLQWLVEWTARLVSSSYDVKSPSHVWIFAQCLKDPWVLCLHIFLRQEHLPKHCPVALGYAWPYAFTRVQLLLPLVDPNSPVNAKKTSTASSSDNYMSLWRNYLILCLGVAKPSIMSPGHLRASTPEIMATTPDGSITYDNKVIGTPSVAWLLKQLVPLMRAESLEITESLVLGFGCTNALVFRELMEELHPLMKEALERRPENKKRRERRDLLRLQLLRIFELLANAGVISDSTNGALERDSLALGALFLEYVDLTRMLLEAENEKEMEVLKDIRAHFSGMVANLIQCVPVHHRRFLFPQQSLRHHLFILFSQWAGPFSVMFTPLDRYSDRNHQITRYQYCALKAMSAVLCCGPVFDNVGLSTDGYLYKWLDNILACHDKRVHRLGCEVVILLLELNPDQSNLFNWAVDRCFTGSYQLASGCFKAIATVCGNRNYPCDLVTLLNLVLFKASDTSREIYEISMQLMQVLESKLCAYSKRMVEQKPGNILYGTHGPLPPLYSANLSQLSIQLASMYPELTLPLFSEVSQRFPTTHSNGRQIMLSYLLPWLSNIELVDTGLLPPASSPCTPEEEPRGHAQNLGGVTPSLRGNGWGSLQATSLVLNNLMFMTAKYGDEVSGPEIESAWNALVSNERWSNNLRITLQFLISLCGVSSDTTLLPYIKKVVIYLCRNNTIQTMEELLFELQQTDPVNPVVLHCDNPPFYRFAASNKAPTSQTGTTSSSNTVVVGQENLADTDENKLVRESDERRARAHNRLESRYSNSSGGSYEDEKNDPLPPYAAWLVSVLETNRPQPLPMPINGGCWAPLVDYLPETITPRGPLHRCNIAVIFMTEMVVDHSVREDWALHLPLLLHALFLGLDHYRPEVYEHSKRLLLHLLIALSCNNNFQVIASVLMLTREISDNKTLTIKSSYHSDHQHSNVPDFLQDWQASPMADSGLSSTSNSSSASLGGGSTAGSVGNLPLVTPDDLEDLEDTPNETDEKTNKLIEFLSTRAFGPLWAHEDITPKNPNSKSTEQLSNFLRHVIFVFKESKSDFHLEQQLSDVALQTALCSSSRHYAGRSFQIFRALKQPINNHAVSDLVSRLVEVVGEHGDEVQGYVMEVLLTLESVVVNLAECLKNSDLMAALTRTSSPDFVMSDKLMNRKSTGQLNFPGPGFVGLSSQRHQRSYSVPKKFGECGYQSSDPPRSATLDRIQACNSHGLARVGRSPGSCTSSTNRIDPSVLSDPAHVSHPSSILATVFWVAVSLMESDFEFEYQMSLRLVHKLLSKVPLDRAENRERLEKLQAQLRWSGFSGIQQLLLKGFTSQSTSDLTLQLFCQLTPVSRVPVVDSSQSLGFPLNVLCLLPHLVQHFGHPTQFCKESAERIAQVCLVEKNTKLSHLAHVMTLYKTRSYTRDPFSWVSVVCRYLHEAFSDITLNMVTYMAELLEKGLPSMQQSLLQIIYCLLSHMDLSTVQVKQFNADVTKTIEKFVQTVHWKDALNILKLVVSRSASLVHPAYGHAQGDLSNLEVSRVWDGSAKALPGKTLDFTFDISETPVIGRRFDGLQGSGIREGKARAMAVTRSTSSTSSGSNSNTILVPVSWRRPQSSQKRTREKLVNVLSLCGQEVGLTKNPSVIFSSCGDLDMMEVRESGVSSEEGGTREDTLDDTASEQQFRVFRDFDFLDVELEDGEGETMDSFNWGVRRRSLDSTELGDLLEESQHSGSTPSLGHEDPHDSEESSEEEESSTSQSLSHSQLTNPSPSDETNHTDSLSTSYDTSADPQSFSATTPGQGELHDHLSGLHARACGDDEDTQAQDDELSLSANELPPGSDCGESFTLELPGQPQGRMPRLEHRLDRNYCQPPLDFLDPNSLPSLRDDVDDLEDLGFPPPPSPFFSAILAAFQPAVCDDAEEAWRCHINQLVTDSDGSCAVYTFQVFSSLFRNIQGKFCTLTTDVASYLGEGLRGIGSKFLRSSQMLTTCSDCPTIYIDADTIMSYGLLEKMKFSALELQEYLDTYNTREEAAVTWLRNCKDTFPRCPGDSVVTCQPGDSEEKQMESLAQLELCQRLYKLHFQLLLLFQSYCSLIGQVHAISSVPELLNMSRELTELRSSLQAAEAAVASDLEHKHLAHTHAHAAQLAAMVVPSFPSSEAAVKAVLECLRNHEFTKAVRYIQECRQRWPHGVFGGGSENEVQTLLNVYFRHQTLGQTGTIALVGSRQDLSLICSKLLELNGEIRDMIRRAQGYRVVTTYLPDSSASGTSL, translated from the exons ATGGGTGTTGTTAGCCAGGAAGATAGCAACACTGAGAGCACACAAGGCTTCTCCCCTGTTCTCTCtcactctgacacacacacacagacgcacacacacatttgctgcGATGTGCTAGCAAACAAACGCACACTCGGCCGCAGTAACCTGCAACATCGCCATCGCCGCCGGCGCATCCCGCTCGCGCTCCCTGACATTTTTCCCCCTCGGAGCACTTCTTTTTGCCGGCTGTGTCCGCAGCGCCTCATCCTGCCGTCCTGTCCTCCCTCTGCTGTCTGTCACCGTGGCGACGTAGCCCCTGCAGCCATGGCGACCAGCCAGCAGGATTCAGGCTTCTTTGACATCAGCCTCAGGTCTCTGCTCAAGTCCTTCGGAGGGA CCTCTCCGGTGGGATTTAAACCGCCCGTCCCGCCTGTCACTGGCAGCTCGGGAGAGAGAAAAGGTCCCGTTATCATGGCGCCCGTCAACGTAGACCCTGAGAGCAAGCCGGGCGAGTTCGTCCTAAAGAGCTTGTTCGCCAACTTCACTCTTCTCTCCGAGCGCAAGATCCGCATCATCATGGCGGAACCTCTG GAGAAGCCGCTCAACAAGTCTCTGCAGAGAGGAGAGGACCCACAGTTTGACCAG CTGATCAGCACCATGAGCTCCCTGGCAGAGTACTGCCTGCCCTCTATCCTCAGGACTCTGTTCGACTGGTACAAGAGGCAGAACGGCTTGGAGGACGAGTCGCACGAGTATCGACCCAGGGCCAACACCAAATCGAAAAA CGATGAGCAGCAGAAGGACTACTTACTGGAGCGGAGGGATTTGGCCATAGACTTCATCTTCTCTCTTGTGCTCATAGAAGTTTTGAAGCAG ATCCCCCTGCATCCTCTCCTGGATGGACTCATCCAGGAAGTTATTAACTTGGCCTTCAAGCACTTCAAATATAAGGAAGG GTACCTGGGACCAAACACTGGCAACATGCACATTGTGGCTGACCTCTACGCTGAAGTAGTGGGAGTAGTGGCTCAGTCCAG GTTCCCAGCTGTGAGGAAGAAGTTCATCTCCGAGCTGAAGGAGCTGAGACAGAAGGAGCAGAGTCCCTACGTCCTCCAGTCCACCATCAGCCTCATCATGGGCCTCAAGTTCTTCCGCATCAAAATGTACCCTGTGGAGGACTTTGAGGCCTCCTTTCAGTTTATGCAG GAGTGTGCACAGTATTTCCTGGAGGTGAAGGACAAAGACATCAAACACTCTCTGGCTGGACTCTTTGTGGAAATTCTCGTTCCTGTCGCTGCT ACTGTGAAGAACGAGGTGAACGTGCCGTGCCTGCGCAACTTTGTGGAGAGTTTGTACGACACCACGTTGGACCTGTCCTCCAGGAAGAAGCACTCCCTG GCCTTGTATCCTCTGGTGACATGCCTGCTGTGTGTGAGCCAGAAGCAGCTCTTTCTCAGCCGCTGGCACATTTTCCTCAACAACTGCCTGTCCAACCTCAAG AATAAAGACCCCAAGATGGCCCGTGTGGCTCTGGAGTCTCTCTATCGCCTCCTGTGGGTTTACATGATCCGAATCAAGTGTGAAAGCAATACTGCAACACAAAG TCGCCTGACGTCCATCACCTCCACTCTCTTCCCGAAAGGGAGTCGAAGCGTTGTCCCCAGAGACATGCCGCTTAATATCTTTGTCAAGATCATCCAGTTTATCGCACAG gAGAGGCTGGACTTTGCCATGAAGGAGATCCTATTTGACCTGCTGAGTGTTGGCAAACCTGCCAAAGCCTTCAGCCTCAACCCAGAG CGTATGAACATAGGCCTGCGAGCCTTCCTGGTGATAGCCGACGCTTTGCAGCAGAAAGACGGAGAACCTCCAATGCCCAACACAGGAGCCACCCTACCCTCTGGGAACTCtctgaaaaagaagaaaacctACCTCAGCAAGACCCTTACAGAGGAGGAGGCTAAGCTTATAG GCATGTCCTTGTACTACTCGCAGGTGAGGAAGGCCCTGGACAACATCCTCAGACACCTGGACAAGGAGGTGGGCCGCTGCATGATGCTCACCAGCGTCCAGATGCTCAACAAAGAACCAGAGGACATGATCAC GGGTGAAAGGAAGCCGAAAATCGACCTGTTCCGTACGTGTGTAGCTGCTATTCCTCGCATCCTCCCTGATGGGATGTCCAAACCTGAGCTCATCGACCTCCTCTCACG GCTCACGGTGCACATGGACGACGAGCTCCGTCTCATTTCCCAGAACTCGCTTCAGAGCTTGTTACTGGATTTCTCCGACTGGAGGGAAGACGTCCTCTTCGGTTACACGCATTTCCTTTTACGCGAG GTCCAAGACACCCAGCAGGGTCTTCAAGATGCGTCCGTCAAGCtcctgctgcagctgctcacTCAGTGGAGGTTAGCGCTGCAGCTGCAGGGGAAGAT CGAGGCGGTGTCGAGGTTTGTCAACaagactgctcttttttttcgcTATGAAATTTGGCATTTTTCAACAACTTTGGTTCATTCTCTCATTCAGGCGAGTCCCAGAATGTCTGAGAGAAGCCCGCACTGTTCCGTGCTCCATGCTGTGGAGGGTTTGGCCTTGCTGCTCCTCTGCTCCTGTCAGATCAGCACCAGGAAGCTGGCGGTCGGTGTACTCAGAGAGATTCGCTGCCTCTTCACGGCACTCGGACATGCCGAG GATGATGACAAACCCATGATAGAGGTCATGGACCAGCTGAGTCCAGCAGTGATGGACAGCTTTGTTCACGTGGCTGTATCTGACTCG TCCACTTTACCCATGAACCACCACGTGGACCTCCAGTGGCTGGTGGAGTGGACGGCTCGCCTGGTGAGCAGCTCCTATGACGTGAAGAGCCCCAGCCATGTGTGGATCTTCGCTCAGTGCTTGAAGGACCCGTGGGTGCTATGCCTTCACATCTTCCTGCGGCAGGAACACCTGCCCAAACACTGCCCTGTCGCCCTGGGATACGCCTGGCCCTACGCCTTCACGCGGGTGCAGCTGCTCCTGCCGCTCGTCGACCCCAA CAGCCCAGTGAATGCCAAGAAGACGAGCACTGCAAGCTCCAGTGACAATTACATGTCTCTGTGGAGGAACTACCTGATCTTGTGTCTCGGGGTGGCAAAACCCAGCATCATGTCACCAGGACACCTCCGAGCTTCCACACCCGAGATCATGGCCACCACGCCAGACGGCAGCATCACATATGACAACAAG GTGATAGGCACACCATCAGTCGCCTGGCTTTTAAAGCAACTGGTCCCACTCATGAGAGCAGAGAGTCTAGAGATCACAGAGTCTCTGGTGTTGGGCTTTGGGTGTACCAACGCTCTGGTCTTCAG AGAGCTCATGGAAGAACTCCACCCGCTCATGAAGGAGGCGCTGGAACGTCGACCCGAG AACAAGAAGCGGAGGGAAAGGAGGGATCTTCTGAGGCTGCAGCTGCTGAGGATTTTTGAACTGTTGGCCAATGCAGGAGTTATCAGTGACAG CACCAATGGAGCACTAGAGCGTGACTCATTAGCGTTGGGGGCCTTGTTCCTCGAGTACGTGGACCTGACTCGGATGCTCCTCGAGGCTGAAAACGAGAAGGAGATGGAAGTCCTGAAAGACATCAGAGCCCACTTTAGCGGCATGGTGGCCAACCTCATCCAGTGTGTACCTG TGCACCACAGGCGCTTCCTTTTCCCCCAGCAGTCTCTTCGGCACcacctcttcatcctcttcagcCAGTGGGCTGGACCGTTCAGTGTCATGTTCACGCCCCTCGACCGCTACAGCGACCGCAACCACCAGATCACCCGATATCAGTACTGTGCTCTCAAG GCCATGTCTGCCGTCCTATGTTGCGGTCCTGTGTTCGACAATGTGGGCCTCTCCACTGACGGATATCTCTACAAGTGGCTGGACAACATCTTGGCCTGCCACGACAAACGG GTACACCGTCTGGGATGTGAGGTGGTGATCCTGCTCTTGGAGTTGAACCCCGACCAGAGCAATCTGTTCAACTGGGCCGTGGACCGCTGCTTCACCGGATCCTACCAGCTGGCGTCCGGATGCTTCAAGGCCATCGCCACCGTTTGTGGTAACAG GAATTACCCATGTGACCTTGTTACCTTGCTCAATTTGGTGTTGTTCAAGGCCTCAGATACCAGCCGGGAAATCTATGAGATCTCCATGCAGCTGATGCAG GTGCTGGAGTCCAAACTGTGTGCATACTCAAAACGGATGGTTGAGCAAAAGCCTGGTAACATTTTGTACGGGACACACGGGCCTTTGCCGCCTCTCTACAGCGCCAACCTGTCCCAGCTCTCCATCCAGCTGGCCAGCATGTACCCAGAGCTCACGCTGCCTCTCTTCTCTG AGGTGAGCCAGCGATTCCCGACCACCCACTCCAACGGCCGACAAATCATGCTCTCCTACCTGCTGCCATGGCTCAGCAACATTGAGCTGGTGGACACAGGACTCCTGCCCCCTGCCTCCAGCCCCTGCACCCCGGAGGAGGAGCCTCGGGGTCATGCCCAGAATCTAGGAGGGGTGACTCCTAGCCTGAGAGGCAACGGCTGGGGCTCCCTGCAGGCCACCTCGCTAGTGCTCAACAACCTGATGTTCATGACAGCCAAG TATGGAGATGAGGTGTCAGGGCCGGAGATTGAGAGCGCCTGGAACGCTCTGGTATCCAATGAGCGGTGGAGCAACAACCTGAGGATCACCCTGCAATTCCTCATCAGCTTGTGTGGCGTTAGCAGTGACACCACGCTGCTGCCTTAT atcaagaaggtggtgaTATACCTGTGTCGCAACAACACCATCCAGACGATGGAGGAGCTTCTTTTTGAGCTGCAGCAGACCGACCCGGTCAACCCAGTGGTGCTGCACTGCGACAACCCTCCCTTCTACCGCTTTGCCGCCAGCAACAAAGCGCCCACCTCACAGACAG GAACCACCTCCAGCAGCAACACGGTGGTGGTCGGACAGGAGAACCTGGCAGACACGGATGAGAACAAACTGGTCAGAGAGAGCGATGAGCG tagGGCCAGGGCGCACAACAGGCTGGAGTCTCGCTACAGCAACAGCTCAGGAGGCTCCTATGAGGATGAAAAGA ATGACCCTCTCCCACCATACGCTGCCTGGCTTGTGAGTGTTTTGGAGACAAACCGCCCTCAGCCACTGCCCATGCCCATCAACGGAGGCTGCTGGGCGCCTCTGGTGGACTACCTACCAGAGACCATCACGCCCAGGGGACCCCTGCACAG GTGTAACATTGCTGTCATCTTTATGACTGAAATGGTGGTGGATCACAGCGTGAGAGAAGATTGGGCTTTACACCTTCCACTTCTGCTGCACGCCCTCTTCTTGG GACTGGACCACTACAGACCAGAGGTTTATGAGCACAGCAAGCGCCTCCTCCTGCACCTCCTCATTGCTCTCTCCTGCAACAACAACTTCCAG GTGATCGCCTCCGTGTTGATGTTGACCAGAGAGATCAGCGACAACAAGACTCTCACCATCAAGTCCAGTTACCATAGCGACCATCAGCACTCAA ACGTACCGGACTTCCTGCAAGATTGGCAGGCATCTCCGATGGCTGACTCCGGACTTAGCTCCACCTCCAACTCGTCCTCCGCCAGTCTGGGCGGGGGCAGCACGGCGGGCAGCGTGGGAAACCTGCCTCTTGTGACGCCCGACGACCTGGAGGACCTCGAGGACACGCCCAACGAGACGGACGAGAAGACTAACAAACTCATCGAGTTTCTGTCCACCAG AGCGTTTGGACCTCTGTGGGCGCACGAGGACATCACACCCAAGAATCCCAACTCCAAGAGTACGGAGCAGCTCTCTAACTTCCTGCGCCACGTCATCTTTGTTTTCAAGGAGTCCAAGTCAG ACTTCCACCTGGAGCAGCAGCTGAGTGACGTGGCCTTgcagacagcgctgtgcagctCCTCACGTCACTACGCCGGACGATCCTTCCAAATCTTCCGAGCGCTCAAGCAGCCGATCAACAACCACGCCGTGTCTGACCTGGTCTCGCGCCTGGTTGAGGTGGTGGGCGAACACGGGGACGAGGTGCAG GGCTACGTGATGGAAGTGCTGCTCACACTTGAGTCTGTGGTGGTCAATTTAGCAGAATGTCTAAAAAACAGCGACCTCATGGCAGCCCTAACCAG AACCtcatctcctgactttgtgatGAGTGACAAGCTGATGAACAGGAAGAGCACCGGCCAGTTGAACTTCCCCGGCCCGGGGTTTGTTGGCCTGTCGTCACAGCGACACCAGCGCTCCTACTCGGTCCCCAAGAAGTTTGGCGAGTGCGGCTACCAGTCGAGCGACCCTCCTCGCAGTGCTACTCTCGATCGCATACAA GCTTGTAACAGTCACGGCCTCGCCCGGGTGGGGAGGAGCCCCGGGTCATGCACATCCTCGACCAATCGCATTGATCCCAGCGTTCTTTCTGACCCCGCCCACGTTTCTCACCCTTCATCGATACTGGCTACCGTTTTCTGGGTGGCGGTATCACTCATGGAGTCCGACTTTGAGTTTGAGTATCAGATGTCGCTTCGCCTCGTTCACAAGCTCCTGTCTAAG GTGCCTTTGGACCGAGCAGAGAATCGCGAGCGTCTGGAGAAGCTCCAAGCTCAGCTCAGGTGGAGCGGCTTCTCCGGCATCCAGCAACTTTTGCTGAAGGGCTTCACGTCCCAGTCGACATCCGACCTCACGTTGCAGCTCTTCTGCCAGCTCACGCCGGTGTCTCGCGTGCCTGTGGTGGACAGCTCTCAGTCTCTAG GTTTCCCTCTGAATGTGCTGTGTCTACTGCCCCACCtggtgcagcactttggacaccctacACAGTTCTGCAAGGAGAGCGCAGAGCGGATCGCACAG GTGTGTTTGGTAGAGAAGAACACCAAGCTGTCCCACTTGGCCCATGTGATGACCCTCTATAAAACACGCTCTTACACTCGGGACCCCTTCTCATGGGTCAGCGTGGTTTGCCGGTACCTTCATGAGGCTTTCTCTGACATCACACTCAACATGGTCACCTACATGGCGGAG CTGCTGGAAAAAGGGCTTCCTAGCATGCAGCAGTCTCTCCTCCAGATTATCTACTGCTTGCTCAGCCACATGGACCTGAGCACCGTGCAGGTAAAGCAGTTCAATGCAGATGTCACAAAGACCATCGAGAAGTTTGTCCAG ACGGTGCACTGGAAGGATGCCTTGAACATCTTGAAGCTGGTGGTGTCACGTTCGGCCAGCCTGGTGCATCCGGCATACGGCCACGCCCAGGGTGATCTTTCCAACCTGGAGGTCAGCAGAGTGTGGGACGGCTCAGCCAAGGCTCTACCTGGAAAAACCCTGGACTTCACCTTTGACATCTCAGAG ACCCCAGTGATTGGGCGGCGGTTCGACGGTCTCCAGGGTTCTGGCATTCGAGAGGGGAAAGCCCGAGCAATGGCCGTGACGCGCAGCACCTCATCCACCTCATCTGGATCCAACTCTAACACCATCTTGGTTCCTGTCAGCTGGAGGCGCCCGCAGTCATCCCAG AAGCGGACCAGAGAGAAGCTGGTGAACGTTCTGTCCCTGTGCGGACAAGAAGTTGGACTTACCAAGAATCCGTCT GTCATCTTCTCATCCTGTGGCGACCTGGACATGATGGAGGTGCGTGAGAGTGGCGTGTCATCGGAGGAGGGCGGAACCAGAGAGGACACTCTGGACGACACCGCTAGTGAGCAACAGTTCCGGGTTTTCCGAGACTTTGACTTCCTGGATGTGGAGCTGGAGGATGGAGAG GGCGAGACCATGGACAGCTTTAACTGGGGTGTGCGGCGAAGATCCCTGGACAGCACCGAGCTGGGCGACCTGCTGGAGGAAAGCCAGCACTCGGGCAGCACACCGAGTCTGGGACACGAAGATCCACACGACTCAGAGGAGTCCTCTGAGGAAGAGGAGTCTTCCACCAGTCAGAGCCTGTCGCACTCACAGTTG ACAAATCCGTCTCCATCAGATGAGACCAACCACACTGACTCTCTGTCTACATCTTACGACACGTCTGCTGACCCTCAGTCTTTTAGTGCCACCACTCCAGGTCAAGGGGAGCTGCACGACCACCTCAGCGGCCTCCAT GCGAGGGCATGTGGAGATGACGAGGACACGCAGGCTCAGGATGATGAGCTGTCACTGAGCGCCAATGAGCTCCCTCCTGGCTCAGACTGCGGCGAGAGCTTCACTCTGGAGTTGCCGGGGCAGCCTCAGGGTCGGATGCCCCGTCTGGAGCACAGGCTGGACCGCAACTACTGCCAACCTCCTTTGGACTTCCTAGACCCAAACAGTCTGCCCAG TTTACGTGATGACGTCGATGATCTGGAGGACCTTGGCTTCCCGCCGCCGCCGTCCCCATTTTTTTCCGCCATCTTGGCAGCGTTCCAGCCGGCGGTGTGTGACGACGCTGAGGAGGCGTGGCGGTGTCATATCAACCAGCTTGTGACGGACTCTGATGGCTCCTGTGCCGTCTACACGTTCCAAGTCTTCTCGTCCCTCTTCAGG AACATCCAGGGTAAATTCTGCACCCTGACAACTGATGTGGCCTCCTACCTTGGGGAAGGCCTCAGGGGCATCGGCTCAAAGTTCCTCAGGTCCTCACAGATGCTCACCACGTGCTCAGACTGCCCTACCATCTACATTGATGCAGACACT ATCATGTCTTACGGCCTCCTGGAGAAGATGAAGTTTAGTGCACTGGAGCTGCAAGAATATCTGGACACCTACAACACCCGAGAGGAGGCGGCTGTCACG TGGCTGCGGAACTGTAAGGACACATTTCCCAGGTGCCCCGGCGACAGCGTGGTCACCTGCCAGCCAGGAGACTCAGAGGAGAAG CAAATGGAGTCTCTTGCA CAACTGGAGCTCTGTCAGAGGCTCTACAAGCTACACTTCCAgctgctcctcctcttccagtccTACTGCTCGCTCATTGGCCAGGTTCACGCCATCAGCTCTGTACCAGAG CTACTCAACATGTCTCGGGAGCTGACCGAGTTGAGGAGCAGCCTGCAGGCAGCAGAGGCGGCAGTGGCCAGCGACCTGGAACACAAACACCTGGCCCACACTCATGCCCACGCCGCCCAGCTCGCTGCCATGGTCGTTCCCAGCTTCCCGTCCTCAGAAGCGGCGGTGAAGGCCGTACTGGAGTGCCTCAGGAACCACGAGTTCACCAAAGCTGTCCGCTACATTCAAGAGTGCAG GCAGCGGTGGCCCCACGGCGTGTTTGGCGGTGGCTCTGAGAATGAAGTACAGACGCTGCTCAACGTCTACTTCCGCCACCAAACGCTAGGCCAGACTGGCACCATTGCTCTGGTGGGGTCCCGCCAGGACCTCAGTCTGATATGCTCCAAGCTGCTGGAGCTCAATGGGGAGATCCGCGACATGATCCGCCGCGCTCAGGGCTACCGTGTCGTCACCACCTACCTCCCCGACTCCAGCGCCTCCGGGACGAGCCTCTGA
- the zar1l gene encoding ZAR1-like protein: MEGFLSTFPPYNVCSNLVCTPPPPPGQRGVWAKGEARFVTPHSLNYLELCKALLAQVTIPSPAPPGRRTNTRECGVQVNAKVDKTVQCSLGPKTLLCCPGERDQAGLAKYPEVLWEEGKAPCTPPAQVSNLRFTRPVSIYSPVFEHRFPAKHRDEGEQKHQEAEEEAGEEVEVEVEEEEDDGCQDTEEDNAAVHEPYRGPNFQFLEQRYGFFHCKKCNIRWESAYVWCISGTNKVYYKQLCRKCQVGFNPYRVESIICKGCSQTCCTCEKKQRHINMRRPHRQDLCCRCRGMKLSCDVTYSFKYIV; encoded by the exons ATGGAGGGCTTCCTGTCCACCTTCCCGCCCTACAATGTGTGCAGCAACCTGGTGTGCACCCCTCCTCCACCGCCGGGCCAGAGAGGTGTTTGGGCCAAGGGAGAGGCCCGCTTTGTGACCCCGCACAGCCTCAACTACCTAGAGCTGTGCAAAGCCCTCCTGGCACAGGTCACCATCCCCTCGCCAGCCCCTCCTGGCAGGAGGACCAACACCAGGGAGTGCGGTGTGCAGGTCAACGCCAAGGTGGACAAAACTGTGCAGTGCTCGCTGGGCCCCAAGACGCTGCTCTGCTGTCCAGGGGAGCGCGATCAGGCAGGGCTGGCCAAGTACCCAGAAGTACTCTGGGAGGAGGGGAAGGCGCCATGCACACCACCAGCACAGGTGAGCAACCTTCGCTTCACCAGGCCTGTGTCCATCTACTCCCCGGTGTTCGAGCACAGGTTCCCTGCCAAGCACAGAGATGAGGGGGAGCAGAAACACCAGGAGGCGGAAGAGGAGGCGGGagaggaggtggaggtggaggtggaggaggaggaggatgatgggTGTCAGGACACTGAAGAGGACAATGCTGCTGTCCATGAACCCTACAGGGGCCCCAACTTTCAG TTCCTGGAGCAGAGGTATGGCTTCTTCCACTGCAAGAAGTGTAACATCCGGTGGGAGAGTGCTTATGTTTGGTGCATCTCAGGAACCAATAAG GTGTACTACAAGCAGCTCTGCCGGAAGTGTCAGGTGGGCTTCAACCCCTACAGAGTGGAGTCCATCATCTGCAAG gGCTGCTCTCAGACGTGCTGCACCTGTGAGAAGAAGCAGAGGCACATCAACATGCGGAGGCCTCACCGCCAGGACCTGTGCTGCCGCTGCAGAGGCATGAAGCTCTCCTGCGATGTCACCTACAGCTTCAAGTACATCGTCTGA